One genomic segment of Sphingobacteriales bacterium includes these proteins:
- a CDS encoding CotH kinase family protein encodes MKHSYFKLNLILGFALAFMLTTTLPIFAQSVVINEFSAANFSVAQEDWIELYNTTGSNIDLSGYYLSDKEDKPTKWMFPAGSIINANDFLLIYASGKNTVIGTEYHTNFKITQTQNSEGVYFADNNGNIIDNNPIDIPNQADNSQGRTTDGAATWSFFLIPTPGKSNTSPAKLAYAETPNIKPASGGYSGSVDVSIEVADPTLSIYYTTNGNAPTTASTLYTAPFTVNATTVVRAIAVSPNTNIPFSFIETNTYLIDEVHSVKVLSIAGNQVDDLLDGDWLKPFGSFELFDENQIKIAETSGEFNEHGNDSWAYPQRGFDFISRDQFGYDYAVKHKIFKTSNRDKFQRLIIKAAANDNYPFSGGGLDPAHIRDAYVHHLAQVGGMELDCRSYEPCVLYLNGEYWGVYEIREKVDDADFTDYYFDQDEYDIDFIQTWGGTWAAYGDFNDWTSLHNFILTNDMADPANYKYVTDRFNVNSLTDYVILNTQIVCKDWLNWNTAWWHGKKDAGVKWRYALWDMDATFGHYVNYTGIPNEDPDANPCDPVQQLMADPEGHLAMLDALLKNEDFHNTYINRYTNYNNSLFSCEVMLSILDSLVARIEPEMQRHVDKWGGSKAGWMGGVNQLRDFIEKRCFYIDEGIADCFELEAAPLMLS; translated from the coding sequence ATGAAGCATAGCTACTTTAAATTAAATTTAATCTTAGGTTTTGCCTTAGCATTTATGTTAACAACAACCCTGCCCATATTTGCCCAATCTGTTGTTATTAACGAGTTTTCGGCTGCCAATTTTAGTGTAGCCCAAGAAGACTGGATTGAGTTATACAATACTACCGGCAGCAATATTGACCTGTCGGGGTATTACCTTAGCGACAAAGAAGATAAGCCTACAAAATGGATGTTTCCGGCCGGAAGTATCATAAATGCAAATGATTTTTTATTAATTTATGCATCCGGAAAAAATACTGTTATTGGTACGGAGTATCATACCAATTTTAAAATAACCCAAACACAAAATAGCGAGGGCGTGTATTTTGCCGACAACAACGGCAATATTATTGACAACAACCCTATTGATATACCCAACCAAGCCGACAACTCACAAGGTCGCACTACCGATGGCGCAGCTACTTGGAGTTTTTTCTTAATACCAACTCCGGGAAAATCAAATACAAGTCCTGCAAAATTAGCCTACGCCGAAACACCCAATATAAAGCCCGCATCGGGCGGTTATAGTGGCTCGGTTGATGTTAGCATCGAAGTAGCTGACCCAACCCTAAGCATATACTATACAACCAATGGCAATGCCCCTACAACAGCGTCAACACTTTATACCGCGCCGTTTACCGTTAATGCCACTACCGTTGTAAGGGCTATCGCTGTAAGCCCCAATACAAATATTCCGTTCAGTTTTATTGAAACCAACACTTATTTAATAGACGAAGTACACAGCGTAAAAGTTTTAAGCATAGCCGGCAACCAAGTTGACGATTTATTAGACGGCGACTGGTTAAAACCATTTGGCAGTTTTGAACTTTTTGACGAAAACCAAATAAAAATTGCCGAAACATCCGGAGAATTTAATGAACACGGCAACGACTCGTGGGCTTACCCTCAACGAGGCTTCGATTTTATAAGTCGCGACCAGTTCGGCTACGACTATGCCGTTAAACACAAAATTTTTAAAACAAGCAACCGCGATAAATTTCAACGCCTCATCATTAAAGCTGCCGCAAACGACAATTACCCCTTCTCGGGCGGTGGCCTCGACCCCGCACACATCCGCGACGCCTACGTACATCATTTAGCACAAGTGGGCGGCATGGAACTTGACTGCCGTAGCTACGAGCCTTGTGTGCTTTACCTTAATGGCGAATACTGGGGTGTTTACGAAATACGCGAAAAAGTTGACGACGCCGATTTTACCGATTACTACTTTGACCAAGACGAATACGATATAGACTTTATTCAAACATGGGGGGGTACCTGGGCAGCCTACGGCGATTTTAACGACTGGACAAGCCTGCACAATTTTATTTTAACCAACGATATGGCCGACCCCGCCAATTACAAATATGTTACCGACCGCTTTAACGTAAATAGTTTAACTGACTACGTTATATTAAACACCCAAATTGTTTGCAAAGACTGGCTTAATTGGAATACCGCCTGGTGGCATGGCAAAAAAGACGCGGGCGTAAAATGGCGCTACGCACTTTGGGATATGGATGCAACTTTTGGCCACTATGTAAATTATACCGGAATACCAAACGAAGACCCCGACGCAAACCCATGCGACCCCGTTCAACAATTAATGGCCGACCCCGAAGGGCATTTGGCCATGTTAGATGCCTTACTTAAAAACGAAGATTTCCATAACACCTATATTAACCGCTATACAAATTATAACAACAGCCTTTTCTCGTGCGAGGTGATGTTAAGTATTCTCGACTCGTTGGTTGCCCGCATTGAGCCCGAAATGCAACGCCACGTTGATAAATGGGGTGGTAGCAAAGCCGGATGGATGGGCGGTGTAAACCAACTCCGCGATTTTATTGAAAAACGCTGCTTTTATATTGACGAAGGGATAGCCGATTGCTTTGAATTAGAAGCTGCCCCTTTGATGTTGTCGTAA
- a CDS encoding alpha-amylase: protein MKNYHVLFYIVIGVVLMQLVNCSAYENQTNTASIDTPNWLFEPVRLNPDTTTIILVDFLPNPEVLDSVSVHPALKKNILPLNGSIQLIVQDAQKLPAISALTFYLKNKTSHSVVLKKSDKMPFVYQFAQPSQGKPYQKVQLAGSINNWNPNETTLTLNTAGFWQVLLFLTPGNYQYKIVADEKWMLDPANPDSIDNNVGGYNSVLRITAPPTQIPKPVLYTLKSSKKDNKNEVLIGGLHHPDNWLALWENNIIPVEKLTDADSLFRIQIPDNNEISKKQRSYLRIYASNNAGAANDLLIPLEKGQPITQTKQLARTDKHAQIMYFALIDRFNNGNTANDAPLKDKRVLPAANYQGGDLAGIEQKLQQGWFDSLGVNTLWLSPIIQNPPDAWQEYIAPQRFYSGYHGYWPVNLKAVDPHFGTPAELKKLVSTAHTHNSNILTDWVANHLHQTHPLVKQHPNWFNPLILPDGTKNIRIWDAQRLTTWFDTFLPDIDYANPEVVTAMTDSATWWITTYNLDGFRHDATKHINNNFWRALTQKLRQTKQYPDLYQIGETFGSRELIGSYVGTGQMDAQFDFNLYFDARAVFALPPEKVERLTASLLESLNYYGSHSVMGNISGNHDMARFISYASGGLRFDEDAKQAAWRTTPISVKDTLGYYRLAQLQAFNLTIPGVPVIYYGDEIGLPGADDPDNRRFMPWTNYNKRQQYLLQQTRKLGQLRRSSMPLLYGDLTILHDRDGLLVYMRHYFDQWDIVVINKNTEQQSFVVNIPNYLPPHKGKTNFATPIQQIERQIRIEIPAHGFEIISSGKSPDK from the coding sequence ATGAAAAATTACCATGTTCTGTTTTATATTGTTATAGGTGTTGTTTTAATGCAATTAGTAAATTGCAGTGCTTATGAAAACCAAACTAATACTGCCTCTATTGATACACCTAACTGGCTGTTTGAACCTGTACGGCTTAACCCAGATACAACGACCATTATTTTAGTCGATTTTTTACCTAATCCGGAGGTTTTGGATTCGGTTTCGGTGCATCCGGCGCTTAAAAAAAATATATTGCCCCTCAATGGTAGTATCCAACTTATTGTGCAAGATGCGCAAAAACTGCCAGCCATTAGCGCGCTTACATTTTATCTTAAAAATAAAACTTCGCATAGCGTTGTGCTTAAAAAATCGGATAAAATGCCGTTTGTGTACCAATTTGCCCAACCCTCGCAAGGCAAACCTTATCAAAAAGTACAATTGGCGGGTAGTATTAATAACTGGAACCCCAACGAAACGACCTTAACCCTAAATACAGCAGGATTTTGGCAGGTCTTACTTTTTTTAACGCCGGGCAATTACCAATATAAAATAGTAGCCGATGAAAAATGGATGCTCGACCCGGCAAACCCCGACTCGATTGACAATAACGTAGGCGGCTATAATTCGGTTTTGCGCATCACCGCCCCGCCTACCCAAATACCTAAGCCTGTTTTATATACTTTAAAAAGTAGTAAAAAAGACAATAAAAATGAGGTGCTAATTGGCGGTTTACATCATCCGGATAATTGGTTAGCCCTTTGGGAAAACAATATTATACCAGTTGAAAAATTAACAGATGCCGACTCACTTTTCCGGATTCAAATCCCGGATAATAATGAAATAAGCAAAAAACAACGCTCGTATTTGCGTATTTATGCCAGTAATAATGCCGGCGCAGCCAACGATTTGCTAATTCCCCTCGAAAAAGGGCAGCCCATTACGCAAACTAAACAGTTAGCCCGCACCGACAAACATGCGCAAATAATGTATTTTGCCCTTATTGACCGCTTTAACAATGGCAATACCGCCAACGATGCGCCCCTTAAAGATAAACGGGTTTTGCCTGCAGCCAATTACCAAGGGGGCGATTTGGCAGGTATTGAGCAAAAATTGCAACAAGGATGGTTCGATAGTTTGGGCGTTAATACGCTTTGGTTATCGCCTATTATACAAAATCCGCCCGATGCATGGCAAGAATATATAGCACCGCAAAGGTTTTATTCGGGCTACCATGGCTACTGGCCGGTTAATTTAAAAGCCGTTGACCCTCATTTTGGCACCCCCGCCGAACTAAAAAAATTAGTTAGTACTGCCCACACGCATAATTCAAATATTCTGACTGATTGGGTGGCCAACCACTTACATCAAACGCATCCATTAGTAAAACAGCATCCAAACTGGTTTAACCCGTTAATTTTGCCCGATGGCACTAAAAATATCCGTATTTGGGATGCCCAGCGCTTAACAACATGGTTCGATACGTTTTTGCCCGATATTGACTACGCTAATCCGGAGGTAGTAACCGCTATGACCGACTCGGCTACGTGGTGGATTACAACTTATAATTTAGATGGATTTAGGCACGATGCCACCAAACATATTAACAACAATTTTTGGCGCGCATTGACCCAAAAACTGCGGCAAACCAAACAATATCCGGATTTATACCAAATTGGCGAAACCTTTGGCAGCCGCGAGTTAATTGGCAGCTACGTAGGTACTGGTCAAATGGATGCGCAATTCGATTTTAATTTATATTTTGACGCAAGAGCTGTTTTTGCCTTGCCGCCCGAGAAAGTAGAACGGCTAACAGCATCGCTACTCGAAAGCTTAAATTATTACGGCAGCCACTCGGTAATGGGCAATATATCGGGCAACCACGATATGGCGCGATTTATTTCGTACGCTTCGGGGGGCTTGCGCTTTGATGAAGATGCCAAACAAGCTGCCTGGCGCACCACGCCCATTAGCGTTAAAGATACGCTTGGTTATTACCGGTTGGCACAATTACAAGCCTTTAACCTTACTATTCCGGGTGTGCCAGTAATATACTATGGCGATGAAATTGGTTTGCCCGGCGCCGACGACCCCGACAACAGACGTTTTATGCCCTGGACTAACTATAATAAACGCCAGCAATATTTATTACAGCAAACACGCAAATTAGGGCAGTTGCGCCGCAGTAGTATGCCCTTGTTGTATGGCGATTTAACCATTTTGCACGACCGCGATGGTTTATTAGTATATATGCGCCATTATTTTGACCAATGGGATATTGTTGTCATCAACAAAAACACAGAGCAACAGAGTTTTGTAGTAAACATACCCAATTATTTGCCTCCACACAAAGGAAAAACCAATTTTGCTACTCCCATACAGCAAATAGAAAGGCAAATACGCATAGAAATTCCGGCACATGGCTTTGAAATAATTTCATCGGGCAAATCTCCGGACAAATAG
- a CDS encoding phosphotransferase yields MTKEQEKIPASKVARATRIVQTGVKIGVNYAKHYAQKALKQNVTQEDLDHNNATDIFKTLSELKGSALKVAQMLSMERNLMPSAYTDVFALAQHNAPPLSGPLIVKTFLTYAGKTPQQLFDLFDVNAAYAASIGQVHKATKNGQKLAVKIQYPGVADSVKSDLKLVRPFAIKLLRMNEAQSAPFFEEVEEKLLEEANYELELQNSVYLSQQCQHLPNLYFAQYFPDLSAKRYLTMTWLNGTPLNEWLAKNPTQQQRNQIGQAMWDFYAHQVHKLHFTHSDPHPGNFLVDEDNRLGVLDFGCVKKIPDDFYDAYFAFLSPEVLLQPQEFEKHCLALNLYHADDTPEERNLFEPVFVKLVQLLSKPFETEFFNFGHKPYFEELYAFADHLYQRPEIRYQQKIRGTKHTLYLNRTFFGLYRMLHDLQATIHTHLPIAWAGRKPWLL; encoded by the coding sequence ATGACTAAAGAGCAAGAAAAAATACCTGCCTCAAAAGTTGCCCGCGCCACCCGGATTGTACAAACAGGCGTAAAAATTGGTGTAAATTATGCTAAACATTATGCTCAAAAAGCGCTGAAACAAAACGTAACCCAAGAAGACCTCGACCATAATAATGCAACCGATATTTTTAAAACACTTAGCGAACTAAAAGGCAGTGCCTTAAAAGTGGCACAAATGCTAAGTATGGAGCGCAATTTAATGCCGTCGGCTTATACCGATGTTTTTGCGCTGGCGCAACACAATGCGCCGCCTTTGTCGGGGCCGTTAATTGTAAAAACATTTTTAACCTACGCAGGCAAAACGCCGCAACAACTCTTCGACTTGTTCGATGTTAATGCTGCTTATGCAGCCTCAATTGGGCAAGTACATAAAGCCACTAAAAACGGCCAAAAATTAGCTGTAAAAATTCAATATCCGGGGGTTGCCGACAGCGTAAAAAGTGATCTAAAATTGGTTCGGCCATTTGCCATAAAACTATTGAGGATGAACGAAGCACAATCGGCGCCATTTTTTGAAGAGGTAGAAGAAAAATTATTGGAAGAGGCAAATTACGAATTAGAATTGCAAAACTCGGTTTATTTGAGCCAACAATGCCAACATTTACCTAATCTATATTTTGCCCAATATTTTCCGGATTTATCAGCTAAACGTTATTTAACAATGACCTGGCTAAACGGCACGCCGCTAAATGAGTGGTTAGCTAAAAATCCAACCCAACAACAACGCAATCAAATAGGGCAAGCCATGTGGGATTTTTATGCCCACCAAGTACATAAATTGCATTTTACGCATAGCGATCCACATCCGGGAAATTTTTTGGTAGATGAAGACAATCGCTTAGGGGTTTTAGATTTTGGCTGTGTTAAAAAAATTCCGGATGATTTTTACGATGCCTATTTTGCCTTTTTAAGTCCGGAGGTATTGTTACAGCCTCAAGAATTTGAAAAACATTGTTTAGCCCTCAACTTGTATCACGCAGACGATACACCCGAAGAGCGCAACTTGTTTGAACCTGTATTTGTAAAATTAGTACAATTACTAAGTAAACCCTTTGAAACCGAATTTTTTAATTTTGGGCATAAACCTTATTTTGAAGAGTTGTACGCTTTTGCCGACCATCTGTACCAACGCCCCGAAATTCGTTACCAACAAAAAATACGCGGCACCAAACACACCTTGTATTTGAATCGCACTTTTTTTGGTTTATATCGCATGCTTCACGACTTGCAAGCAACTATACATACTCATTTACCTATTGCCTGGGCCGGACGTAAGCCTTGGTTGCTTTAA
- a CDS encoding gliding motility-associated C-terminal domain-containing protein, whose amino-acid sequence MPNYPWTGQYYGGAPINLTATPKTGFLFQKWESKNNTFTPNNKTNPAGIDILKPDTIIAYFIPDIPVHNITVLVEPVNSGKIDLNGFVFDTYPDGIDLDEGTAIDLKALNNAGYTFSYWELKNNTLSPNVNTANVNFTLLASDTIIAHFEQIKHPLYIEVQPPGSGSLSLNGFTPGSFPATQTYTDGLNIALQATPAANYSFANYQLKNHSLSPNNTSSSANFNITQPDTLIANFVKNTGQLTFIVEPANNGKINLNGTLLSNYPHTQAFTFGDAINLTAAPQAYFSFDKWSAAHHSFTPDANNTTTTFNFEKTDTIYAWFTQNQHELVFKVMPDGAGKISLDGTELLFNPDTKIFPEGDLVNISAQAAPKYQFVGWQTAYHTILPNQTAVNANFTVQQPDTLVAEFKESQTCTIAFPAAFTPNNDGVNDVFQLKTACELANFTLQIYDRWGGLVFTTSDPQMGWNGLDQKLLRQTPMGVYSWVCQFDLPNNASPSPGRQTHKGNITLLR is encoded by the coding sequence TTGCCCAACTACCCCTGGACAGGCCAATACTACGGTGGCGCGCCTATTAACTTGACCGCAACGCCTAAAACCGGCTTCTTATTTCAAAAATGGGAATCAAAAAACAACACCTTTACGCCCAACAACAAAACCAATCCTGCCGGAATTGATATACTTAAACCCGATACAATTATTGCTTATTTTATTCCGGATATACCCGTACACAATATTACTGTTTTAGTCGAGCCAGTAAACTCCGGAAAAATAGACCTCAACGGCTTTGTTTTCGACACCTACCCCGACGGTATTGATTTAGACGAAGGCACCGCTATTGACCTCAAAGCCCTAAACAACGCGGGCTACACCTTTAGCTACTGGGAACTTAAAAATAATACCCTAAGCCCCAATGTAAATACGGCCAATGTTAATTTTACTTTACTGGCCTCCGATACCATCATTGCCCATTTTGAGCAAATTAAGCACCCGTTGTATATAGAGGTGCAACCACCAGGCAGTGGAAGCCTCTCTTTAAATGGTTTTACGCCGGGTAGTTTCCCCGCTACGCAAACCTATACCGATGGCCTAAATATAGCCCTGCAAGCAACCCCCGCCGCCAATTATAGTTTTGCTAATTACCAGCTAAAAAACCACTCGTTAAGCCCCAACAACACAAGTAGTTCGGCCAATTTTAACATCACCCAGCCCGACACATTAATTGCCAATTTTGTTAAAAATACAGGCCAGCTTACCTTCATTGTTGAGCCAGCCAACAACGGAAAAATAAACCTAAATGGCACTTTGTTGAGCAATTACCCACATACCCAAGCCTTTACCTTTGGCGATGCCATAAACCTAACCGCCGCGCCTCAAGCCTATTTTAGCTTCGACAAATGGTCGGCTGCGCACCACAGTTTTACCCCAGATGCCAACAATACCACTACAACATTTAATTTTGAAAAAACCGATACTATTTATGCCTGGTTTACCCAAAACCAACACGAATTAGTTTTTAAAGTGATGCCCGATGGTGCCGGAAAAATTTCTTTAGACGGTACAGAATTATTATTTAATCCGGATACTAAAATTTTTCCGGAAGGCGATTTAGTTAATATTTCGGCACAGGCAGCGCCTAAATATCAATTTGTGGGTTGGCAAACCGCCTATCACACTATCTTACCCAATCAAACTGCCGTTAATGCCAACTTTACAGTACAACAACCCGACACCTTAGTAGCCGAATTTAAAGAAAGTCAAACTTGTACTATCGCGTTTCCGGCGGCATTTACTCCCAATAACGATGGCGTTAACGATGTGTTTCAGCTTAAAACTGCCTGTGAACTCGCCAATTTTACCTTGCAAATTTATGACCGGTGGGGTGGACTTGTATTTACTACCTCCGACCCACAAATGGGCTGGAATGGTTTAGACCAAAAACTGTTACGGCAAACCCCAATGGGTGTGTATAGCTGGGTATGTCAATTCGATTTGCCCAACAATGCAAGTCCAAGCCCGGGTCGCCAAACCCATAAAGGCAATATTACTTTGCTTCGGTAG